A single genomic interval of Cervus elaphus chromosome 19, mCerEla1.1, whole genome shotgun sequence harbors:
- the EIF4G1 gene encoding eukaryotic translation initiation factor 4 gamma 1 isoform X3 — MNKAPQPTGPPPAPSPGLPQHFYPSRAQPPSSAASRVQSAAPARPGPAAHVYPAGSQVMMIPSQISYPASQGAYYIPGQGRSTYVVPTQQYSVQPGAPSFYPGASPTEFGTYAGAYYPAQGVQQFPTGVAPPPVLMNQPPQIAPKRERKTIRIRDPNQGGKDITEEIMSGARTASTPTPPQTGGGLEPQANGETPQVAVVVRPDDRSQGAIIGERPGLPGPEHSPSESQPSSPSPTPSPPPVLEPGSEPNLTVLSVTGDTMTTGMIQTSVEESTPTPPETGEPYCLSPEPTPLAEPILEVEVTLSKPVPESEFSSSPLQVPSPLASHKVEILPEPNGTVPSENLEPEVESSPELAPLPPPACPSESPMPVAPTAQPEELLNGAPSPPTMDINPASEPEEQAKEATVSVTPPTVLSATPALAPPVASPAQEEDMEEEEEEEEEGEAEGEKGGEEPLPPESTPVPAHLSQDLEVAVATQVAVSVPKRRRKIKELNKKEAVGDLLDAFKEANPGAPEVENQPPVGNNPSPEPEGSSVPLRSEEGEETWDSKEDKIQNAENIQPGEQKYEYKSDQWKPLNLEEKKRYDREFLLGFQFIFASMQKPEGLPHISDVVLDKANKTPLRPLDPSRLQGINCGPDFTPSFANLGRPALSNRGPPRGGPGGELPRGPQAGLGPRRSQQGPRKEPRKIIATVSMTEDIKLNKAEKAWKPSSKRTAADKDRGEEDADGSKTQDLFRRVRSILNKLTPQMFQQLMKQVTQLAIDTEERLKGVIDLIFEKAISEPNFSVAYANMCRCLMALKVPTTEKPTVTVNFRKLLLNRCQKEFEKDKDDDEVFEKKQKEMDEAATAEERGRLKEELEEARDIARRRSLGNIKFIGELFKLKMLTEAIMHDCVVKLLKNHDEESLECLCRLLTTIGKDLDFEKAKPRMDQYFNQMEKIIKEKKTSSRIRFMLQDVLDLRKSNWVPRRGDQGPKTIDQIHKEAEMEEHREHIKVQQLMAKGSDKRRGGPPGPPISRGLPLVDDGGWNTVPISKGSRPIDTSRLTKITKPGSIDSNNQLFAPGGRLSWGKGSSGGSGAKPSDAASEAARPATSTLNRFSALQQAVPTESTDNRRVVQRSSLSRERGEKAGDRGDRLERSERGGDRGDRLDRARTPATKRSFSKEVEERSRERPCQPDGLRKAASLTEDRDRGREAVKREAALPPVGPPKAALSEEELEKKSRAIIEEYLHLNDMKEAVQCVQELASPSLLFIFVRHGIESTLERSAIAREHMGRLLHQLLCAGHLSTAQYYQGLYEILELAEDMEIDIPHVWLYLAELITPILQEGGVPMGELFREITKPLRPLGKAASLLLEILGLLCKSMGPKKVGTLWREAGLTWKEFLPEGQDVSAFVTAQKVEYTLGEESETPGQRLFSFEELRRQLEKLLQEGSSNQRVFDWIEANLNEQQVTSNTLVRALMTTVCYSAIIFESSLRVDVAVLKARAKLLQKYLSDEQKELQALYALQALVVTLDQPPNLLGMFFDALYDEDVVKEDAFYSWESSKDPAEQQGKGVALKSVTTFFKWLREAEEEESDHN, encoded by the exons CACTTCTACCCTAGCCGGGCCCAGCCCCCGAGCAGTGCAGCCTCCCGAGTGCAGAGTGCAGCCCCTGCCCGCCCTGGCCCAGCTGCCCATGTCTACCCTGCTGGATCCCAAGTAATGATGATCCCTTCCCAGATCTCCTACCCAGCCTCCCAGGGGGCCTACTACATCCCTGGACAG GGCCGTTCCACATATGTTGTCCCGACACAGCAGTATTCTGTGCAGCCGGGAGCCCCAAGCTTCTACCCAGGTGCAAGCCCTACAGAGTTTGGGACCTACG CTGGCGCTTACTACCCAGCCCAGGGTGTGCAGCAGTTTCCCACTGGTGTGGCTCCCCCACCTGTTTTGATGAACCAGCCACCCCAGATTGCTCCCAAGAGGGAGCGGAAGACG atcCGAATTCGAGACCCAAACCAAGGAGGGAAGGATATCACAGAGGAGATCATGTCTGGGGCCCGCACTGCCTCcacacccacccctccccag ACGGGAGGCGGTCTGGAGCCTCAGGCTAATGGGGAGACACCCCAGGTTGCTGTCGTCGTCCGGCCAG ATGACCGGTCGCAGGGAGCAATCATTGGGGAGCGGCCAGGGTTACCTGGCCCAGAGCACAGCCCTTCAGAATCCCAGCCTTCATCACCTTCTCCAACCCCATCACCGCCCCCAGTCTTGGAACCGGGATCTGAGCCTAATCTCACAGTCCTGTCTGTTACTGGGGACACGATGACAACGGGGATGATACAGACGTCTGTAGAAGAATCAACCCCCACGCCCCCTGAAACTGGGGAGCCATATTGCCTCTCTCCAGAACCCACTCCCCTCGCTGAACCCATATTGGAAGTAGAAGTGACGCTGAGCAAACCAGTTCCAGAGTCTGAGTTCTCTTCCAGTCCTCTCCAGGTTCCCAGCCCCCTGGCATCTCACAAGGTGGAAATTCTTCCTGAGCCTAATGGCACAGTCCCATCTGAGAATTTGGAACCAGAGGTGGAGTCAAGCCCAGAGCttgcccctctccctcctccagcttGTCCCTCTGAATCCCCCATGCCTGTTGCTCCAACTGCCCAACCTGAGGAATTGCTCAACGGAGCCCCTTCACCACCAACTATGGACATAAACCCAGCCAGTGAACCAGAGGAACAGGCCAAGGAGGCTACAGTGTCGGTGACTCCCCCCACTGTCCTTTCTGCTACCCCAGCTCTGGCTCCTCCAGTGGCTTCCCCTGCTCAGGAGGAGgacatggaggaggaggaagaagaggaagaggaaggagaagctgagggtgagaagggaggagaggaaccTCTCCCCCCAGAGAGCACCCCTGTCCCAGCCCACCTGTCCCAGGATTTGGAGGTGGCAGTAGCCACCCAAG TGGCAGTGTCTGTGCCAAAGAGGAGACGGAAAATTAAGGAGCTAAATAAGAAGGAGGCTGTAGGAGACCTTCTAGATGCCTTCAAGGAG GCGAACCCAGGGGCACCAGAGGTGGAAAATCAGCCACCTGTAGGCAACAATCCCAGTCCAGAGCCTGAGGGCAGCAGTGTGCCCCTGCGGtctgaggaaggagaggagacctGGGACTCAAAGGAAGACAAGATTCAAAATGCAGAGAATATCCAGCCAGGGGAACAGAAGTATGAATATAAGTCAG ATCAGTGGAAGCCTCTAAACCTTGAGGAGAAAAAGCGTTACGACCGAGAGTTCCTGCTTGGCTTTCAGTTCATCTTTGCTAGTATGCAGAAGCCTGAGGGATTGCCCCACATCAGTGACGTGGTGTTGGATAAG GCCAATAAAACACCATTGCGACCGCTGGACCCCTCTAGACTTCAGGGCATAAATTGTGGCCCAGACTTCACTCCGTCCTTTGCCAACCTTGGCCGACCAGCCCTTAGCAACCGTGGGCCCCCAAGGGGTGGGCCAGGTGGGGAGCTGCCCCGAGGGCCG CAGGCTGGCCTGGGACCCCGGCGATCTCAGCAGGGCCCCCGAAAGGAACCACGGAAGATCATTGCCACAGTGTCAATGACCGAAGATATAAAactgaataaagcagaaaagGCCTGGAAACCCAGTAGCAAGCGGACGGCGGCTGATAAGGACCGAGGGGAAGAGGATGCTGATGGCAGCAAAACCCAG gaCCTGTTCCGCAGGGTGCGCTCCATCTTGAATAAACTGACACCCCAGATGTTCCAGCAGCTGATGAAGCAGGTGACACAGCTAGCCATTGATACCGAGGAACGTCTCAAAGGAGTCATTGACCTCATCTTCGAGAAGGCCATCTCAGAACCCAACTTCTCCGTGGCCTATGCCAACATGTGCCGCTGCCTCATGGCG CTGAAAGTGCCCACTACAGAAAAGCCAACAGTGACTGTGAACTTCCGAAAATTGTTGTTAAATCGATGTCAGAAGGAGTTTGAAAAAGACAAAGATGATGATGAGGTTTTTGAGAAGAAGCAAaaagagatggatgaagctgCTACG GCAGAGGAACGGGGACGCCTGAAAGAGGAGCTGGAAGAGGCTCGAGACATAGCCCGGCGGCGCTCATTAGGGAATATCAAGTTTATCGGGGAGCTGTTCAAACTGAAGATGTTAACAGAGGCAATCATGCATGACTGTGTGGTTAAACTACTTAAGAACCATGATGAAGAGTCCCTTGAATGCCTTTGCCGTCTGCTCACCACCATTGGCAAAGACCTGGACTTTGAAAAGGCCAAG CCCCGGATGGATCAGTATTTCAACCAGATGGAAAAAATTATTAAGGAAAAGAAGACTTCATCCCGGATCCGCTTTATGCTGCAGGATGTGCTGGATCTGCGAAAG AGCAACTGGGTGCCACGCCGAGGGGACCAGGGTCCCAAGACAATTGACCAAATCCACAAGGAAGCTGAGATGGAGGAGCATCGGGAGCACATAAAAGTGCAGCAGCTAATGGCCAAGGGCAGCGACAAGCGTCGGGGTGGCCCTCCAGGCCCACCCATCA GCCGTGGCCTTCCACTTGTGGATGATGGTGGCTGGAACACAGTACCCATCAGCAAGGGCAGCCGCCCTATTGACACTTCTCGACTCACTAAGATCACGAAG CCTGGCTCCATCGATTCTAATAACCAGCTGTTTGCACCTGGAGGTCGATTGAGCTGGGGCAAGGGTAGCAGTGGAGGCTCTGGAGCCAAGCCCTCCGATGCAG CATCAGAAGCTGCTCGTCCAGCCACTAGTACCTTGAATCGCTTCTCAGCCCTTCAACAAGCAGTACCAACAGAAAGCACAGATAACAGACGAGTGGTGCAGAG GAGTAGCTTGAGCCGGGAACGAGGTGAGAAAGCTGGGGACCGGGGAGACCGCCTAGAGCGGAGTGAACGGGGAGGTGACCGTGGTGACCGGCTTGATCGCGCGCGAACACCCGCCACCAAGCGGAGCTTCAGCAAGGAAGTGGAGGAACGGAGTAGAGAGCGGCCCTGTCAGCCTGATGGACTGCGCAAGGCAGCTAGCCTCACGGAGGATCGGGACCGCGGGCGGGAAGCTG TGAAGCGAGAAGCTGCCCTCCCTCCGGTGGGTCCCCCGAAGGCTGCGCTCTCTGAAGAGGAGCTGGAGAAGAAATCTAGGGCCATCATTGAGGAGTACCTCCATCTCAATGACATGAAG GAGGCAGTGCAGTGCGTGCAGGAGCTGGCCTCGCCCTCACTGCTCTTCATCTTTGTGCGGCACGGCATCGAGTCCACACTGGAGCGCAGCGCCATTGCTCGGGAGCACATGGGGCGGCTGCTGCACCAGCTGCTCTGTGCCGGGCACCTCTCCACTGCTCAGTACTACCAAGG GCTATATGAAATTCTAGAGTTGGCTGAAGACATGGAAATTGACATTCCTCATGTGTGGCTCTACCTAGCAGAATTGATAACGCCCATTCTGCAGGAAGGTGGGGTGCCCATGGGGGAGCTGTTCAG GGAAATAACAAAACCTCTGAGACCCCTGGGCAAGGCTGCTTCCCTGTTGCTAGAGATCCTGGGGCTCCTGTGCAAAAGCATG GGTCCTAAAAAGGTGGGGACGCTGTGGCGAGAGGCTGGACTCACCTGGAAGGAATTTCTACCTGAAGGCCAGGATGTCAGTGCCTTTGTCACTGCGCAG AAGGTGGAGTATACCCTGGGAGAGGAGTCAGAAACCCCGGGCCAGAGGTTGTTCTCCTTCGAGGAGCTGCGCAGGCAGCTagagaagctgctgcaggagGGCAGCAGTAACCAGCGGGTGTTTGACTGGATAGAG GCCAACCTGAATGAGCAGCAGGTGACATCCAACACATTAGTTCGAGCCCTCATGACAACAGTCTGCTATTCTGCAATTATCT TTGAGTCTTCTCTCCGAGTGGATGTTGCAGTGCTGAAAGCACGAGCGAAACTGCTACAGAAATACCTAAGTGACGAGCAGAAGGAGCTGCAGGCGCTCTATGCCCTCCAGGCCCTTGTAGTGACCTTAGACCAGCCCCCTA ACCTGCTTGGGATGTTCTTCGACGCGCTATATGACGAGGACGTGGTGAAGGAGGACGCCTTCTATAGCTGGGAGAGTAGCAAGGACCCTGCTGAGCAGCAGGGCAAGGGCGTGGCCCTAAAATCTGTCACGACTTTTTTCAAGTGGCTTCGTGAGGCGGAGGAGGAGGAGTCTGACCACAACTGA
- the EIF4G1 gene encoding eukaryotic translation initiation factor 4 gamma 1 isoform X4, which produces MNKAPQPTGPPPAPSPGLPQPAFPPGQTAPVVFSTPQATQMNTPSQPRQGRSTYVVPTQQYSVQPGAPSFYPGASPTEFGTYAGAYYPAQGVQQFPTGVAPPPVLMNQPPQIAPKRERKTIRIRDPNQGGKDITEEIMSGARTASTPTPPQTGGGLEPQANGETPQVAVVVRPDDRSQGAIIGERPGLPGPEHSPSESQPSSPSPTPSPPPVLEPGSEPNLTVLSVTGDTMTTGMIQTSVEESTPTPPETGEPYCLSPEPTPLAEPILEVEVTLSKPVPESEFSSSPLQVPSPLASHKVEILPEPNGTVPSENLEPEVESSPELAPLPPPACPSESPMPVAPTAQPEELLNGAPSPPTMDINPASEPEEQAKEATVSVTPPTVLSATPALAPPVASPAQEEDMEEEEEEEEEGEAEGEKGGEEPLPPESTPVPAHLSQDLEVAVATQVAVSVPKRRRKIKELNKKEAVGDLLDAFKEANPGAPEVENQPPVGNNPSPEPEGSSVPLRSEEGEETWDSKEDKIQNAENIQPGEQKYEYKSDQWKPLNLEEKKRYDREFLLGFQFIFASMQKPEGLPHISDVVLDKANKTPLRPLDPSRLQGINCGPDFTPSFANLGRPALSNRGPPRGGPGGELPRGPQAGLGPRRSQQGPRKEPRKIIATVSMTEDIKLNKAEKAWKPSSKRTAADKDRGEEDADGSKTQDLFRRVRSILNKLTPQMFQQLMKQVTQLAIDTEERLKGVIDLIFEKAISEPNFSVAYANMCRCLMALKVPTTEKPTVTVNFRKLLLNRCQKEFEKDKDDDEVFEKKQKEMDEAATAEERGRLKEELEEARDIARRRSLGNIKFIGELFKLKMLTEAIMHDCVVKLLKNHDEESLECLCRLLTTIGKDLDFEKAKPRMDQYFNQMEKIIKEKKTSSRIRFMLQDVLDLRKSNWVPRRGDQGPKTIDQIHKEAEMEEHREHIKVQQLMAKGSDKRRGGPPGPPISRGLPLVDDGGWNTVPISKGSRPIDTSRLTKITKPGSIDSNNQLFAPGGRLSWGKGSSGGSGAKPSDAASEAARPATSTLNRFSALQQAVPTESTDNRRVVQRSSLSRERGEKAGDRGDRLERSERGGDRGDRLDRARTPATKRSFSKEVEERSRERPCQPDGLRKAASLTEDRDRGREAVKREAALPPVGPPKAALSEEELEKKSRAIIEEYLHLNDMKEAVQCVQELASPSLLFIFVRHGIESTLERSAIAREHMGRLLHQLLCAGHLSTAQYYQGLYEILELAEDMEIDIPHVWLYLAELITPILQEGGVPMGELFREITKPLRPLGKAASLLLEILGLLCKSMGPKKVGTLWREAGLTWKEFLPEGQDVSAFVTAQKVEYTLGEESETPGQRLFSFEELRRQLEKLLQEGSSNQRVFDWIEANLNEQQVTSNTLVRALMTTVCYSAIIFESSLRVDVAVLKARAKLLQKYLSDEQKELQALYALQALVVTLDQPPNLLGMFFDALYDEDVVKEDAFYSWESSKDPAEQQGKGVALKSVTTFFKWLREAEEEESDHN; this is translated from the exons GGCCGTTCCACATATGTTGTCCCGACACAGCAGTATTCTGTGCAGCCGGGAGCCCCAAGCTTCTACCCAGGTGCAAGCCCTACAGAGTTTGGGACCTACG CTGGCGCTTACTACCCAGCCCAGGGTGTGCAGCAGTTTCCCACTGGTGTGGCTCCCCCACCTGTTTTGATGAACCAGCCACCCCAGATTGCTCCCAAGAGGGAGCGGAAGACG atcCGAATTCGAGACCCAAACCAAGGAGGGAAGGATATCACAGAGGAGATCATGTCTGGGGCCCGCACTGCCTCcacacccacccctccccag ACGGGAGGCGGTCTGGAGCCTCAGGCTAATGGGGAGACACCCCAGGTTGCTGTCGTCGTCCGGCCAG ATGACCGGTCGCAGGGAGCAATCATTGGGGAGCGGCCAGGGTTACCTGGCCCAGAGCACAGCCCTTCAGAATCCCAGCCTTCATCACCTTCTCCAACCCCATCACCGCCCCCAGTCTTGGAACCGGGATCTGAGCCTAATCTCACAGTCCTGTCTGTTACTGGGGACACGATGACAACGGGGATGATACAGACGTCTGTAGAAGAATCAACCCCCACGCCCCCTGAAACTGGGGAGCCATATTGCCTCTCTCCAGAACCCACTCCCCTCGCTGAACCCATATTGGAAGTAGAAGTGACGCTGAGCAAACCAGTTCCAGAGTCTGAGTTCTCTTCCAGTCCTCTCCAGGTTCCCAGCCCCCTGGCATCTCACAAGGTGGAAATTCTTCCTGAGCCTAATGGCACAGTCCCATCTGAGAATTTGGAACCAGAGGTGGAGTCAAGCCCAGAGCttgcccctctccctcctccagcttGTCCCTCTGAATCCCCCATGCCTGTTGCTCCAACTGCCCAACCTGAGGAATTGCTCAACGGAGCCCCTTCACCACCAACTATGGACATAAACCCAGCCAGTGAACCAGAGGAACAGGCCAAGGAGGCTACAGTGTCGGTGACTCCCCCCACTGTCCTTTCTGCTACCCCAGCTCTGGCTCCTCCAGTGGCTTCCCCTGCTCAGGAGGAGgacatggaggaggaggaagaagaggaagaggaaggagaagctgagggtgagaagggaggagaggaaccTCTCCCCCCAGAGAGCACCCCTGTCCCAGCCCACCTGTCCCAGGATTTGGAGGTGGCAGTAGCCACCCAAG TGGCAGTGTCTGTGCCAAAGAGGAGACGGAAAATTAAGGAGCTAAATAAGAAGGAGGCTGTAGGAGACCTTCTAGATGCCTTCAAGGAG GCGAACCCAGGGGCACCAGAGGTGGAAAATCAGCCACCTGTAGGCAACAATCCCAGTCCAGAGCCTGAGGGCAGCAGTGTGCCCCTGCGGtctgaggaaggagaggagacctGGGACTCAAAGGAAGACAAGATTCAAAATGCAGAGAATATCCAGCCAGGGGAACAGAAGTATGAATATAAGTCAG ATCAGTGGAAGCCTCTAAACCTTGAGGAGAAAAAGCGTTACGACCGAGAGTTCCTGCTTGGCTTTCAGTTCATCTTTGCTAGTATGCAGAAGCCTGAGGGATTGCCCCACATCAGTGACGTGGTGTTGGATAAG GCCAATAAAACACCATTGCGACCGCTGGACCCCTCTAGACTTCAGGGCATAAATTGTGGCCCAGACTTCACTCCGTCCTTTGCCAACCTTGGCCGACCAGCCCTTAGCAACCGTGGGCCCCCAAGGGGTGGGCCAGGTGGGGAGCTGCCCCGAGGGCCG CAGGCTGGCCTGGGACCCCGGCGATCTCAGCAGGGCCCCCGAAAGGAACCACGGAAGATCATTGCCACAGTGTCAATGACCGAAGATATAAAactgaataaagcagaaaagGCCTGGAAACCCAGTAGCAAGCGGACGGCGGCTGATAAGGACCGAGGGGAAGAGGATGCTGATGGCAGCAAAACCCAG gaCCTGTTCCGCAGGGTGCGCTCCATCTTGAATAAACTGACACCCCAGATGTTCCAGCAGCTGATGAAGCAGGTGACACAGCTAGCCATTGATACCGAGGAACGTCTCAAAGGAGTCATTGACCTCATCTTCGAGAAGGCCATCTCAGAACCCAACTTCTCCGTGGCCTATGCCAACATGTGCCGCTGCCTCATGGCG CTGAAAGTGCCCACTACAGAAAAGCCAACAGTGACTGTGAACTTCCGAAAATTGTTGTTAAATCGATGTCAGAAGGAGTTTGAAAAAGACAAAGATGATGATGAGGTTTTTGAGAAGAAGCAAaaagagatggatgaagctgCTACG GCAGAGGAACGGGGACGCCTGAAAGAGGAGCTGGAAGAGGCTCGAGACATAGCCCGGCGGCGCTCATTAGGGAATATCAAGTTTATCGGGGAGCTGTTCAAACTGAAGATGTTAACAGAGGCAATCATGCATGACTGTGTGGTTAAACTACTTAAGAACCATGATGAAGAGTCCCTTGAATGCCTTTGCCGTCTGCTCACCACCATTGGCAAAGACCTGGACTTTGAAAAGGCCAAG CCCCGGATGGATCAGTATTTCAACCAGATGGAAAAAATTATTAAGGAAAAGAAGACTTCATCCCGGATCCGCTTTATGCTGCAGGATGTGCTGGATCTGCGAAAG AGCAACTGGGTGCCACGCCGAGGGGACCAGGGTCCCAAGACAATTGACCAAATCCACAAGGAAGCTGAGATGGAGGAGCATCGGGAGCACATAAAAGTGCAGCAGCTAATGGCCAAGGGCAGCGACAAGCGTCGGGGTGGCCCTCCAGGCCCACCCATCA GCCGTGGCCTTCCACTTGTGGATGATGGTGGCTGGAACACAGTACCCATCAGCAAGGGCAGCCGCCCTATTGACACTTCTCGACTCACTAAGATCACGAAG CCTGGCTCCATCGATTCTAATAACCAGCTGTTTGCACCTGGAGGTCGATTGAGCTGGGGCAAGGGTAGCAGTGGAGGCTCTGGAGCCAAGCCCTCCGATGCAG CATCAGAAGCTGCTCGTCCAGCCACTAGTACCTTGAATCGCTTCTCAGCCCTTCAACAAGCAGTACCAACAGAAAGCACAGATAACAGACGAGTGGTGCAGAG GAGTAGCTTGAGCCGGGAACGAGGTGAGAAAGCTGGGGACCGGGGAGACCGCCTAGAGCGGAGTGAACGGGGAGGTGACCGTGGTGACCGGCTTGATCGCGCGCGAACACCCGCCACCAAGCGGAGCTTCAGCAAGGAAGTGGAGGAACGGAGTAGAGAGCGGCCCTGTCAGCCTGATGGACTGCGCAAGGCAGCTAGCCTCACGGAGGATCGGGACCGCGGGCGGGAAGCTG TGAAGCGAGAAGCTGCCCTCCCTCCGGTGGGTCCCCCGAAGGCTGCGCTCTCTGAAGAGGAGCTGGAGAAGAAATCTAGGGCCATCATTGAGGAGTACCTCCATCTCAATGACATGAAG GAGGCAGTGCAGTGCGTGCAGGAGCTGGCCTCGCCCTCACTGCTCTTCATCTTTGTGCGGCACGGCATCGAGTCCACACTGGAGCGCAGCGCCATTGCTCGGGAGCACATGGGGCGGCTGCTGCACCAGCTGCTCTGTGCCGGGCACCTCTCCACTGCTCAGTACTACCAAGG GCTATATGAAATTCTAGAGTTGGCTGAAGACATGGAAATTGACATTCCTCATGTGTGGCTCTACCTAGCAGAATTGATAACGCCCATTCTGCAGGAAGGTGGGGTGCCCATGGGGGAGCTGTTCAG GGAAATAACAAAACCTCTGAGACCCCTGGGCAAGGCTGCTTCCCTGTTGCTAGAGATCCTGGGGCTCCTGTGCAAAAGCATG GGTCCTAAAAAGGTGGGGACGCTGTGGCGAGAGGCTGGACTCACCTGGAAGGAATTTCTACCTGAAGGCCAGGATGTCAGTGCCTTTGTCACTGCGCAG AAGGTGGAGTATACCCTGGGAGAGGAGTCAGAAACCCCGGGCCAGAGGTTGTTCTCCTTCGAGGAGCTGCGCAGGCAGCTagagaagctgctgcaggagGGCAGCAGTAACCAGCGGGTGTTTGACTGGATAGAG GCCAACCTGAATGAGCAGCAGGTGACATCCAACACATTAGTTCGAGCCCTCATGACAACAGTCTGCTATTCTGCAATTATCT TTGAGTCTTCTCTCCGAGTGGATGTTGCAGTGCTGAAAGCACGAGCGAAACTGCTACAGAAATACCTAAGTGACGAGCAGAAGGAGCTGCAGGCGCTCTATGCCCTCCAGGCCCTTGTAGTGACCTTAGACCAGCCCCCTA ACCTGCTTGGGATGTTCTTCGACGCGCTATATGACGAGGACGTGGTGAAGGAGGACGCCTTCTATAGCTGGGAGAGTAGCAAGGACCCTGCTGAGCAGCAGGGCAAGGGCGTGGCCCTAAAATCTGTCACGACTTTTTTCAAGTGGCTTCGTGAGGCGGAGGAGGAGGAGTCTGACCACAACTGA